The genome window TGGGATGTATTACTGCTTTTGCAGAAAGTCTTGGAACTGTATCTGGAAAAGATTTTCTGACAGCCGCGGTATTAGCTTTTGAAATTGCTTGTCGTGTCGCGGCTCCTATCGGTACAGAGCTGGCACATCAGGGATTTAATAACACCGGTACGTGTTGCCCATTCGGATCGGCTGCCGGAGTAGCTAAAATGTTGGGGCTGACTAAAGAACAGGTAATTCACGCTATGGGCATTACGGGAAACTGGTCGAGCGGTCTTCAGGCTGTTCAATTTGCGTCTATGGCAAAACGTATTGTGCCGTCGAAGTCTTCTGAAGGGGCCATTGTTGGTTGTCTTTTGGCCAAGGAAGGATTTACCGGCATAGAAGATGTTTTCGAGAATAAATTTGGTGGTTTCTATAATTGTTTCACCGATGATGTCTATAACATAGAACGAACGGCTGGTGAGCTTGGAGATCGTTGGGAGTTGCTTGGCATAGGTTTGAAGTTCTATTCAACGTGTCGCAGCAAGCATTCTACCATCGACACCCTTCGCAGATTCAGACAGGAACATCCGGAAGTTAAACCTGAAGATATTAAGAAAATAAGAGTGGGAACAACTTCGATTACCCATAAATATTCAGTTGATGCTGACGCCATTACCAGCGTTGTAGCAGCTCAATTGAGCCATCCCTATGTATGTGCTGTAACCATGCTTGAAGGAAATGCCTTTGTAGACCAGTTTACCGAAGAGAAAATTCGTAATAAAGAAATTCTTGATTTTGCCAAAAAAGTTGAAGTATACACCGATGAAGAGATAGAAAAGCTTCCACGAGCTCTTCGTTACACAGTAAATGTGGAAGTGGAACTGAATAGCGGTCAAAAATATGCCATGAAAACAGAGTACCCAAAGGGACATCCGAAAAACCCGTTCACGAAAGATGAATTACTTTGGAAATTCAACTCTCTTGCGGGAAAAGTATTTACCGACGAAGAACGGCGCAAGAATATTGTTGAAGCCGTGCTTAACCTTGAAGAACTAGATAATATTCAGACACTCACAAGCCTTTTGAGAAAAGAGGCATAAGAATGGCTCGCGGGAAGACCATTGTCGAGAAAATAATATCATCTCATTGCGGGCAGGATGTATATGCTGGGGATTTTGCCGTTGTCAATGTGGATTTGGCTATGGCCCATGACAGCACTGCTCCTTTGGCTATTCAAGCTTTTCGACAGTATGAAGAGCCTCGTGTTTGGGATGCTTCCCGTTTGGTTTTTGTACTCGATCATGCTGTTCCCAGCCCTAATGAGCAGGTGAGTCGCCTTCATTCGATGATTCGCGACTTTGCTCATGAGCAGAAAGCGCATCTTTTCGAAGCAGGAGAAGGAATTTGTCATCAGTTGCTTGCAGAACAGGGTCTTGTGAGACCTTCAGATATTGTGGTGGGGTGTGATTCTCACACCTGTACCTATGGAGCTTTGAATGCTCTTTCTTTTGGTATCGGTTCTACTGATATGAGTGGCGTGTTACTTACAGGTCAGCTTTGGCTGAAAGTTCCTGAAACACTGAAGCTCATTTATGAGGGAAAGATGCAAAAGGGAGTAAGTGCCAAGGATGTAATGCTCTTTACTATTGGCAAGTTGAGATCTGACGGGGCTGATTATCTGGCCCTTTCTTTTACAGGTGAAGCCATAGAAAACATGGAGATCTGCGATCGTTTAACCATGTGCAATATGGCTATCGAATGCGGGGCGAAGGCTGGCATGATGGAGTGTGATGATAAGACAAAAGCATATCTTTCTGGTCGGTCAAAAATGGAAATTTTACCTGTTTTTGACGACAAAGATGCCCTCTACCGTGATACTATAACAATTAATATTAGTGCTTTAGAACCACAGATAGCCCTTCCCCATGCTGTGGATAATGTTTGCCCCGTAAAGAAAGTTGAAGGAACAGAGATCCAGCAGATTTTTATTGGTACATGCACCAATGGCAGGCTTGAAGATTTGCGAGCTGCGGCTTCGATTTTGCGCGATAAACATATTAGTTCGAGCTGTCGGCTCATTGTTGGTCCTGCATCTCGTGAGGTTTTGCGAGAGGCCATACGTGAAGGAACTATAGAAGTTTTACTTCAGGCGGGGGCTACTATTATTCCACCTGGCTGCGGACCTTGTCCAGGAACACATTTAGGGGTTCCTGGGGATGGCGAAAAGGTTCTTTCTACAGCCAATCGGAATTTTAAGGGACGTATGGGTAACAATAAAGCCTCTATCTATCTTGCTTCACCAATGACATGCGCAGCATCTGCTTTGAGGGGATGTATAAGTGATCCCCGGGAATTTCTCGAAATGGGGGATGCGTAATGATTGAGGGACGTGCACACCTTTTTGGCGATAACATAAATACAGATTACATTATTGCCGGTAAATATACGAAAACCCTTGATTATTCCGTTTGGGTTAGTCATCTCTTTGAAGACATTTCTCCGGGGTTTAGTCAGAAGGTGAAGCCTGGCGATTGTGTTGTTGCCGGTCGCAATTTTGGATGCGGTTCCTCGCGAGAACAGGCTGCTGTAGCTTTGAAATATGCCCAAGTCGGGGCAGTTTTGGCAAAATCTTTTGCCAGAATATTTTTTAGAAATGCTATCAATCTCGGAATTCCAGCACTTATTTGTAATACTGATGAAATCCACGATGGAGATCAGTTGGAAATTGATTTAACCAACCAGAAAATTTATAACCTCACAACACATCAAATACTCACAATTGAGCCACTTCCTGATGTAATGATCCAGATTCTTTCCGAAGGTGGGTTAACTCCCTACTTGAAAAAATTCAAGACATTTAAAAAAGCCCCAGGTAAAGGAGGGACGCGCATAACGAAAATAGTCGTAATGTAGAAATAACTGAAGATACTTCTGTAGAGAGAAAAGGGGGAAACACAATGCAGAAACATAGAAAGTGGTTATTTGTTACATGTCTGCTGGTGATCTTTTCTTTAGGAATTGCAGGAGCAGGTTATTCACAGGAGACCAGTTTGAATATGGGCAGCACCTCATCATCTTCTGGCGTATATGCATGGTGTGTGGCCGCTGCCAATGTTATCAATAAGGCAGATGCGGGGTTAAATGTTACTGTTGTTGAAAGCGGAGCTGGAATTGATAACCTTAAGAAAGTTCGTGACGGTGTTTTTGATTTTGCTCTTTGTATCGATTTGCCTTCTACACTTCAGCTTTATGAAGGCACAGGCACTTTTAAGGGAGAGAAACCCTACACAGATGTGCGCTGGCTCTTTTTAAGAAATGTTTTTGCCGATCGGCTTTACGTGCGTAAAGATGCCAATATCAAAACTTTCGCAGATCTTGCCGGTAAAAGATTTTGCCCAGGCATTCCTGGTTCAGCTTCAGCTTCGTATGTAATGCAATATAACGATATTTTGGGAACTGGCATCAAATTGATGCCCATGGCCTACGGAGATGCTGTAAATGCCCTTAAAGAAGGGCGTATTGTTGGGCTTCAGAAATCAAGCGGGCTTAACTCGATGGATGCCTCTCTTATAGAAGTGAATATATCTACCCCTCTCGCTGTTATTGGCTACTCCGAAGAAGATGTGAAAAAGATTCGTGAAGACATTCCAAGCATGAGTTTCATGACCACTAAAAAAGGAACAATTTCTCAACTTCCAGATATCGGACCGATCTGGGAAGAGTGCCCCATAGCTGGAGCAGTTGCCAGTACTCGTATGTCTGAAGAAGTGGCATATAACCTCATTAAGGCATATATGGAAGGAATCGAAGAGGTCGCAGCCGCTTACGCTCCCATAAAAGGATGGGATCCTGTTGCAGATTACTTTAAATTCGCATCAGAAGATGCTTTCATTCCAGCCCATCCAGGGTTGATTCGTTATGCGAAAGAAAAAGGGATAGAGGTTCCTGAATACTTTATTCCACCTGAGTATAAAAAATAGGTCGTATAAAGCGTGGAGGTGGAGATTCCTTCACCTCCTGCACCCTCGATATATAACATAAGAAGAGGGGGGAGAGAGGGTGAACGTACAGAATTTCTTTAAGAAGCATATAGGCAGCATTTTATTTTGGAGCGGCATTGTCTTTTCTTTAACACAACTTATCGTTCCTATCTATTTTCAACATTTACTTGATATTCAAGTTCGGGCTCTTCACGTAGCGTTAGGTGTTTCTATTGCATTGCTGAACTTTCCCTTTCGAAAAAAGGGTGACGATAGCGAGCGTTCCTACGTTTGGGATATCTTTCTTATCGTTGTTATTGTTGTTGCGTGCGTCAATATTGTTTTGAAAGCGCTTGATGTATATATGAACCCCGGAGGGGCTACTTCTCTTGATCTGCTTTTGGGAACAGCTCTTATGGTTATAGTTCTTGAAGCGGCTCGTCGCACTGTTGGTGCTGCTATACCCATACTTGTTGCCCTTCTGTTTAGCTATATCTATGTGGCTCCTTATTTAGGCGGTTTATGGAAGATTCGAGGCTTATCTTTTGAGTTTGTCATGAATTCTATATATTATTCTCCCCTTGGTTTGTTTGGTAGTGTAACAGGCATGTCTGCTACCTTTATTGCAATGTTTATTATCTTCGGTTCTCTTCTTTCTGCTACCGGAGGAGGAAAGACATTCATTGATTTAGCGCTGGCTCTTACTGGCCGTTTCGTTGGTGGCCCGGCAAAAGCAGCCGTTATTTCAAGTGCTCTCTTTGGCAGTATTTCAGGAAGTTCGGTTGCTAATGTTATGGTAACGGGCAGCTATACCATTCCCCTAATGAAACGACTCGGATATCGTCCAGAATTTGCCGGAGCCGTTGAAGCTATTGCCTCTACAGGAGGCGGAATTACACCTCCTATTATGAGTATTACGGCTTTTATGATGGCCGAGTTCTTAAATATTTCGTATTTGAATATTATCGGCTACGCCCTTTTACCCTGTTTGCTTTTTTATACAGGTGTTTTGAGTGGCGTACATTTCCAGACGAAACGGAGAGGACTGGCCTCGGTTCCAGAGGATGAAATTCCACGTTGGAAAGAAATTCTGACTTTTGAGCGAATGGCAGGATTGCTTATTCCGACGGCACTCCTTCTATACCTCATCGCCACAGGACAACCTCTTTTGAAAGCGGGATTTTATGCCTGTATTTCATCTATTGTTGTTTTGATTATCAGCGATGCTTTAAAGAAAAAAATCAAAGAAACGCCCCAAAAAATACTGTCAGCTCTCAGTGAGGCAGGTTCTGACGTTGCCCGTATCGCTCCCATTCTTATTTCAGTGAGTATGCTTGTGAATCTTATTGGAATAACTGGAATCGCTCCTAAAATAAGTGGCCTGATTCTTGATTATGGAGGGTCTAATCTTTTTATAGCGTTGCTTGTCGCTACTATCGTGCCCTTTCTTCTAGGAACCTCCCTCCCTGTTGTGCCCACTTACGTTCTCTCTGTTTCCATTCTCGTTCCTCCTCTCTTGAAGATAGGCATTGATCAGGTTGCAGCGCACCTTTTCTTTATCTATTGGGCCATTCTTGGAGGCGTAACTCCGCCTACATGTACAGCAGCAGTTGCCGCATCAAGTATTTCTAAGGGGAATTGGGTAAAAACAGGTTTTAATGCCGTAAAACTCGGGGCTGTTGCCTTTATATTGCCATACTTCTTTGCTTTAAACCCCTCTCTTGTCGGAAGAGGAACGTCTCTCTCTATTTTGAGTCACGGTTTAACTGGGTTTATCGGGGCAATTTCCATAGCTTACGGGTTCTTTGGTTTTGGAAATAGCATTATGGCGAAGATCAGCCGAGTGCTCTTTTTTGTCAGTGGAATATTACTTCTTTTCCCTGACGTGAAGCTTTCTGTGATTGGAATAGTCGGTGTATGCGTTGCTTTCTTCTGGAATAGACTGATTCTTAAAAGAGAACGCCTTAATTTTAATGGAGGGGTAAGAGTTGAAAAAAACAACGAAGCTTAAACATATGATTCTTGAGCGTCGTGCCCTTGTTTGCCCTGGAGCACACGATGCCCTTTCTGCAAAACTTATTGAAAGAGCGGGGTTTGAAGCTCTTCAGGTGAGTGGCTTTGGATTATCGGCAACATGGTTAGGGTTGCCAGATATGGCTTTTCTTTCCTTTGGAGAGATGTTGCAATTTACGAGGAATATAGTTAACGCTGTTGAGATTCCAGTTATGGCCGATGCAGACACAGGATTTGGAAGCAGTATTAATGCCATGCATGTAACAAAGGAACTTATCCGGATCGGTGCTGCCGGCATGAACATTGAAGATCAACTTTTCCCTAAACGATGTGGCCATTTAGAGGGAAAACAAATTATTCCCATGGAAGAGATGGTTATAAAGCTGAAAGCTTGCGTGAAAGCTCGGAATGAACTTGATTCTGACTTCGTGATCAATGCTCGTACAGATGCTATTGCAGTTACCGGCATAGATGATGCCATCAACAGAGCTAATGCTTATGCGGATGCAGGGGCAGATTTGATATTTGTCGAAGCGCCTCAATCGAAAGAAGATATTTTGCGAATAATAAAAGAGGTAAAGGCTCCTATTAGTGTCAATTTGTTTGATGCAGTGAGTGGAGGTAAAACGCCGCTTATCCCAATCGAAACGTTGAAAGAGATGGGTGTGGGGCGTGTAAGTATTCCAGTAGGGCCGTTGTTTGGCGCCATGAAAGGAATGCAAGCATATCTTGAAGCGATAGCAGGAGGAAAGTTGGCTGAAGGTAGAGATGATTTAGTAGTTCCTTTCGGGGAGTTTAAAGATGTAGTTGGTTTTAACTTTTTCAGGCAGTTAGAGAAAGATATCTAGCCTATAAAAGTTGACGTAGAGAAACTAAGCTACTGGAAATGCTGATTAGTTCAGCTTCCCAGTAGCTTTTTTAGTGTGTTAAAAGTTTGCCTTGGATTTATACCCTTGACAAAAAGAAATCTTTGGGTGTACCCTTGTCTTGTACCACTGAATGGACATGCGTTTCTCTGAGCGGAACCAGGAGGTGAGAAAATGGCAGAAAATAGTTTGCAATTAGTTGATAGAGTAGTTTCAATAATGGGTTTTCTTTCTGAAAAACAAGAGGCTATTGGAGTTTCTGAAATAGCCCGTTCGGTGGAGTTATCGAAAGCGACAGTTCATAGAATTTTGAATACTCTATTAGGTTATAGTCTCGTTCTCAAGAACGAGCGTGGCCAATATCAAATAGGTCCTGGAGTTCTTCTTTGGGCTAATTCTTATAGAAAACGTTCTGGCTTATCAGCAGTAAGTGCTCCCTTCTTAAAAGAATTATTAGCTTTTACAGAAGAGACGATTCATCTTTTTATATTCGAAAATGGAGAAGGCTATTATCTCGAAAGAGTTGAAAGTCCTCAGCCTCTCATCACCCGTTCAGCAGTAGGGTCCAAATTACCACTTCACAGTTCATCCGCTGGGAAAGCTATCTTAGCTGCTCTTCCTTTAGATGTTTTTAACGAGTTTATGGAAAAAATAGAATTTACTCCCCGTACTCCCAACAGCATAACTGACAAAGAGGTCTTGCGCGATCAGATTGCTAAATGGAGAAAGCTTGGCTATAGCGAAGAAATAGAAGAAAACGAGCCGGGAATTCGTTGTGTAGGGTCTGCTATCTGTGATTCTAAGGGCTATCCCATAGGTGCTATAAGCGTATCTGCTCCAGCATTCCGTTTTGATGACGAAAAATCAGCGTTAGTTGGAAGAAAACTTCGTGAAGTAACTGCGGCAATATCGGCGAAGTTTGGGGCGTAAATAAAGGTAGTTTTTAATGGTCAGACCATTAACTTTTATTGGTCTATTAATCGTTACATTTTAAAACAGGAGGTGCGTTTTTTATGAAATTTCTGGAAACAAAAACACCGTGGATGACGGAAGATTGGTACACGAGTCCGTGGAACTTTTCCGAAGAGGCCAGAAAGGGGGTCGAGTTTTCTAAGAATCTTCAGTTT of Aminobacterium sp. MB27-C1 contains these proteins:
- a CDS encoding MmgE/PrpD family protein produces the protein MADRINESISQFIFDLKYEDIPPEVTFHLKNILLDSYGCGLFGSATPWMKIYKDVLLKMTDRQEATIWGTNQKTSTTAAMMLNGSAINSFELDDTHTDGIIHVSTGVLGCITAFAESLGTVSGKDFLTAAVLAFEIACRVAAPIGTELAHQGFNNTGTCCPFGSAAGVAKMLGLTKEQVIHAMGITGNWSSGLQAVQFASMAKRIVPSKSSEGAIVGCLLAKEGFTGIEDVFENKFGGFYNCFTDDVYNIERTAGELGDRWELLGIGLKFYSTCRSKHSTIDTLRRFRQEHPEVKPEDIKKIRVGTTSITHKYSVDADAITSVVAAQLSHPYVCAVTMLEGNAFVDQFTEEKIRNKEILDFAKKVEVYTDEEIEKLPRALRYTVNVEVELNSGQKYAMKTEYPKGHPKNPFTKDELLWKFNSLAGKVFTDEERRKNIVEAVLNLEELDNIQTLTSLLRKEA
- a CDS encoding TAXI family TRAP transporter solute-binding subunit, with the translated sequence MQKHRKWLFVTCLLVIFSLGIAGAGYSQETSLNMGSTSSSSGVYAWCVAAANVINKADAGLNVTVVESGAGIDNLKKVRDGVFDFALCIDLPSTLQLYEGTGTFKGEKPYTDVRWLFLRNVFADRLYVRKDANIKTFADLAGKRFCPGIPGSASASYVMQYNDILGTGIKLMPMAYGDAVNALKEGRIVGLQKSSGLNSMDASLIEVNISTPLAVIGYSEEDVKKIREDIPSMSFMTTKKGTISQLPDIGPIWEECPIAGAVASTRMSEEVAYNLIKAYMEGIEEVAAAYAPIKGWDPVADYFKFASEDAFIPAHPGLIRYAKEKGIEVPEYFIPPEYKK
- a CDS encoding 3-isopropylmalate dehydratase large subunit, with amino-acid sequence MARGKTIVEKIISSHCGQDVYAGDFAVVNVDLAMAHDSTAPLAIQAFRQYEEPRVWDASRLVFVLDHAVPSPNEQVSRLHSMIRDFAHEQKAHLFEAGEGICHQLLAEQGLVRPSDIVVGCDSHTCTYGALNALSFGIGSTDMSGVLLTGQLWLKVPETLKLIYEGKMQKGVSAKDVMLFTIGKLRSDGADYLALSFTGEAIENMEICDRLTMCNMAIECGAKAGMMECDDKTKAYLSGRSKMEILPVFDDKDALYRDTITINISALEPQIALPHAVDNVCPVKKVEGTEIQQIFIGTCTNGRLEDLRAAASILRDKHISSSCRLIVGPASREVLREAIREGTIEVLLQAGATIIPPGCGPCPGTHLGVPGDGEKVLSTANRNFKGRMGNNKASIYLASPMTCAASALRGCISDPREFLEMGDA
- a CDS encoding TRAP transporter fused permease subunit, translated to MNVQNFFKKHIGSILFWSGIVFSLTQLIVPIYFQHLLDIQVRALHVALGVSIALLNFPFRKKGDDSERSYVWDIFLIVVIVVACVNIVLKALDVYMNPGGATSLDLLLGTALMVIVLEAARRTVGAAIPILVALLFSYIYVAPYLGGLWKIRGLSFEFVMNSIYYSPLGLFGSVTGMSATFIAMFIIFGSLLSATGGGKTFIDLALALTGRFVGGPAKAAVISSALFGSISGSSVANVMVTGSYTIPLMKRLGYRPEFAGAVEAIASTGGGITPPIMSITAFMMAEFLNISYLNIIGYALLPCLLFYTGVLSGVHFQTKRRGLASVPEDEIPRWKEILTFERMAGLLIPTALLLYLIATGQPLLKAGFYACISSIVVLIISDALKKKIKETPQKILSALSEAGSDVARIAPILISVSMLVNLIGITGIAPKISGLILDYGGSNLFIALLVATIVPFLLGTSLPVVPTYVLSVSILVPPLLKIGIDQVAAHLFFIYWAILGGVTPPTCTAAVAASSISKGNWVKTGFNAVKLGAVAFILPYFFALNPSLVGRGTSLSILSHGLTGFIGAISIAYGFFGFGNSIMAKISRVLFFVSGILLLFPDVKLSVIGIVGVCVAFFWNRLILKRERLNFNGGVRVEKNNEA
- a CDS encoding oxaloacetate decarboxylase encodes the protein MKKTTKLKHMILERRALVCPGAHDALSAKLIERAGFEALQVSGFGLSATWLGLPDMAFLSFGEMLQFTRNIVNAVEIPVMADADTGFGSSINAMHVTKELIRIGAAGMNIEDQLFPKRCGHLEGKQIIPMEEMVIKLKACVKARNELDSDFVINARTDAIAVTGIDDAINRANAYADAGADLIFVEAPQSKEDILRIIKEVKAPISVNLFDAVSGGKTPLIPIETLKEMGVGRVSIPVGPLFGAMKGMQAYLEAIAGGKLAEGRDDLVVPFGEFKDVVGFNFFRQLEKDI
- a CDS encoding IclR family transcriptional regulator translates to MAENSLQLVDRVVSIMGFLSEKQEAIGVSEIARSVELSKATVHRILNTLLGYSLVLKNERGQYQIGPGVLLWANSYRKRSGLSAVSAPFLKELLAFTEETIHLFIFENGEGYYLERVESPQPLITRSAVGSKLPLHSSSAGKAILAALPLDVFNEFMEKIEFTPRTPNSITDKEVLRDQIAKWRKLGYSEEIEENEPGIRCVGSAICDSKGYPIGAISVSAPAFRFDDEKSALVGRKLREVTAAISAKFGA
- a CDS encoding 3-isopropylmalate dehydratase small subunit, with amino-acid sequence MIEGRAHLFGDNINTDYIIAGKYTKTLDYSVWVSHLFEDISPGFSQKVKPGDCVVAGRNFGCGSSREQAAVALKYAQVGAVLAKSFARIFFRNAINLGIPALICNTDEIHDGDQLEIDLTNQKIYNLTTHQILTIEPLPDVMIQILSEGGLTPYLKKFKTFKKAPGKGGTRITKIVVM